From the Rhodoferax sp. WC2427 genome, one window contains:
- a CDS encoding glycerate kinase: protein MSSTAPSTDRTPLLRRMFDAAVAAAQPALCLPPHLPPPPKGRTIVIGAGKASAAMARALEDHWSGPLEGLVVTRYGYDVPCERIEIVQAAHPVPDAAGLAAAQRIRQLVTGLTADDLVIALISGGGSSLLVAPGEGLTLADKQAVNTALLHSGASISEMNCVRRHLSSLKGGRLAAVCHPAQVLTLLISDVPGDDPIDIASGPTVADPTTCADALAIVDRYRIAVPPAVRSLLESGAGETVKPGDPRLVGIQTRMITAPQIALEAAAQVARDAGITPYILGDSLEGEARDLGKAMAGIARQVAVHGQPFKAPCVLLSGGETTVTLRGKGRGGRNVEFLLSLAVALNGLPGVYALAGDTDGVDGAEEIAGAVLTPSTLARAWALGTNPRSSLDNNDGHGFFQALGDSVVTGPTLTNVNDFRAILVEG, encoded by the coding sequence ATGTCTTCCACCGCCCCCTCCACCGACCGCACCCCGCTGCTGCGCCGCATGTTCGACGCTGCCGTGGCCGCCGCCCAGCCCGCGCTGTGCCTGCCGCCGCACCTGCCGCCGCCGCCCAAGGGCCGCACCATCGTCATCGGGGCGGGCAAAGCCTCGGCCGCCATGGCGCGGGCGCTGGAAGACCACTGGAGCGGTCCGCTGGAAGGCCTGGTCGTCACCCGCTACGGCTACGACGTGCCGTGCGAGCGCATCGAGATCGTGCAGGCCGCCCACCCGGTGCCCGATGCGGCCGGGTTGGCGGCAGCCCAGCGCATCCGCCAGCTGGTGACGGGCCTGACGGCCGATGACCTGGTGATTGCGCTGATTTCCGGCGGCGGCTCGTCGCTGCTGGTGGCCCCCGGCGAGGGCCTGACGCTGGCCGACAAGCAGGCCGTCAACACCGCGCTGCTGCACAGCGGCGCCAGTATTTCCGAAATGAACTGCGTGCGCCGCCACCTCTCCAGCCTCAAGGGCGGGCGGCTGGCGGCCGTGTGCCACCCGGCGCAGGTGCTGACGTTGCTGATCTCCGACGTGCCGGGCGACGACCCCATCGACATTGCCTCCGGCCCCACCGTGGCCGACCCCACTACCTGCGCCGACGCGCTGGCCATCGTGGACCGCTACCGCATTGCGGTGCCACCCGCCGTGCGCAGCCTGCTGGAAAGCGGTGCCGGTGAGACGGTCAAGCCCGGCGATCCGCGCCTGGTAGGCATCCAGACCCGCATGATCACCGCGCCGCAAATCGCCCTGGAAGCCGCCGCCCAGGTGGCCCGCGATGCCGGCATCACCCCGTACATCCTGGGCGACAGCCTGGAGGGCGAAGCCCGCGACCTGGGCAAGGCCATGGCCGGTATCGCCCGCCAGGTGGCTGTGCACGGCCAGCCTTTTAAAGCACCTTGCGTGCTCTTGTCGGGCGGCGAAACCACAGTGACTTTGCGTGGCAAGGGCCGGGGAGGGCGCAACGTCGAATTCTTGCTGTCGCTGGCGGTGGCGCTGAACGGCCTGCCCGGCGTGTACGCACTGGCGGGTGACACCGACGGCGTGGACGGCGCCGAAGAAATCGCCGGGGCCGTCCTCACCCCCAGCACCCTGGCCCGTGCCTGGGCGCTGGGCACCAACCCGCGCAGCAGCCTGGACAACAACGACGGGCACGGCTTCTTCCAGGCGCTGGGCGACTCGGTGGTGACCGGCCCCACGCTGACCAATGTGAACGACTTTCGGGCGATCCTGGTCGAGGGCTAG
- the dnaX gene encoding DNA polymerase III subunit gamma/tau, giving the protein MSYLVLARKYRPRNFSEMVGQEHVVQALSNALTTQRLHHAYLFTGTRGVGKTTVSRILAKSLNCQGPDGTGGITATPCGVCSACTDIDSGRFVDYTELDAASNRGVDEVQALLEQAVYKPVQGRFKVFMIDEVHMLTNTAFNAMLKTLEEPPEYLKFVLATTDPQKVPVTVLSRCLQFNLRPMAPETVLSHLTQVLATEGVQADTGALRLLSRAARGSMRDALSLTDQAIAFGNGQLQEATVRQMLGSVDRSYVFRLVDALAQGDGKTVVETAEALRLNGLSAASTLEEMTNVLQRMAVLQAVPGMPVDEADPEAADTARLAAAMPADETQLLYSLCLHGRAELGLAPDEYAALTMVLLRLLAFKPGSAVRQSAEKKTLSEPLRAPLSLPAPVAVAVKPVEPPALPPVAAPAPPAPVVPVVQELPVRVQAEPSPRLQARPAPVAAPVVHTADGDYWHGTVQQLIAADAVSGLVRELALQSQLLAVDGGNWRLRIERESLSQPMSRERLRVALDSITPNATLDIEIGSVADSPAKRNAAAANEKQRIAEEIILGDPLVQSLMRDYGAKIVPGSLKPL; this is encoded by the coding sequence ATGTCTTATCTCGTGCTCGCCCGCAAGTACCGTCCGCGTAATTTCTCTGAAATGGTGGGGCAGGAGCACGTGGTGCAGGCCCTCAGCAACGCCCTGACCACCCAGCGCCTGCACCATGCCTACCTGTTCACGGGTACGCGTGGCGTGGGCAAGACCACGGTGTCGCGCATCCTGGCCAAGTCGCTCAACTGCCAAGGGCCCGACGGCACCGGCGGCATCACCGCCACCCCCTGCGGCGTGTGCAGTGCCTGTACCGATATCGACAGCGGCCGGTTTGTGGATTACACCGAGCTCGATGCCGCCTCCAACCGGGGCGTGGACGAAGTGCAGGCCCTGCTGGAGCAGGCGGTGTACAAGCCGGTGCAGGGCCGCTTCAAGGTCTTCATGATCGACGAAGTGCACATGCTCACCAACACCGCGTTCAACGCGATGCTGAAGACCCTGGAAGAGCCGCCCGAATATCTGAAGTTTGTACTGGCCACCACCGACCCGCAAAAAGTGCCGGTCACCGTGCTGTCGCGCTGCCTGCAGTTCAACCTGCGGCCCATGGCCCCCGAAACCGTGCTCTCGCACCTGACCCAGGTGCTGGCTACCGAGGGTGTGCAGGCCGACACCGGTGCGCTGCGCCTGCTGTCGCGCGCGGCCCGCGGCTCCATGCGCGATGCCTTGTCACTCACCGACCAGGCGATTGCCTTTGGCAACGGCCAACTGCAAGAGGCCACGGTGCGCCAGATGCTGGGCAGCGTGGACCGCAGCTACGTATTCCGCCTGGTCGACGCGCTGGCCCAGGGGGACGGCAAGACCGTGGTCGAAACCGCCGAAGCCCTGCGCCTGAACGGCCTGAGCGCTGCCTCCACGCTGGAAGAAATGACCAACGTGCTGCAGCGCATGGCCGTGCTCCAGGCCGTGCCCGGCATGCCGGTGGATGAGGCCGACCCCGAAGCCGCCGACACCGCCCGTTTGGCCGCCGCCATGCCTGCCGATGAAACCCAGCTGCTCTACAGCCTGTGCCTGCATGGCCGCGCCGAGCTGGGCCTGGCCCCTGACGAATACGCCGCCCTGACCATGGTGCTACTGCGCCTGCTGGCTTTCAAGCCGGGCAGCGCTGTGCGCCAGTCTGCGGAAAAAAAAACTCTGAGTGAACCACTGCGGGCACCTTTATCGCTGCCCGCGCCTGTTGCGGTGGCGGTTAAACCCGTCGAACCGCCCGCGCTACCGCCGGTCGCCGCACCCGCGCCCCCAGCTCCCGTCGTGCCAGTCGTGCAGGAATTGCCGGTGCGCGTGCAGGCCGAACCCAGTCCGCGCCTGCAAGCCCGCCCGGCCCCGGTGGCCGCACCCGTGGTGCACACCGCCGATGGGGACTACTGGCATGGCACCGTGCAGCAACTGATCGCCGCCGATGCCGTCAGCGGCCTGGTGCGCGAGCTGGCCTTGCAGTCGCAACTGCTGGCGGTGGACGGCGGCAACTGGCGGCTGCGCATCGAACGTGAATCGCTGAGCCAGCCCATGAGCCGCGAGCGCCTGCGCGTGGCCCTGGACTCCATCACCCCCAACGCCACGCTGGACATCGAAATCGGCAGCGTGGCCGACAGCCCGGCCAAGCGCAACGCCGCCGCCGCCAATGAAAAACAGCGTATCGCCGAAGAGATCATCCTGGGCGACCCGCTGGTGCAATCCCTGATGCGGGACTACGGCGCGAAAATCGTGCCCGGCTCCCTGAAACCCCTTTAA
- a CDS encoding YbaB/EbfC family nucleoid-associated protein: protein MFNKGQLAGLMKQAQAMQDNMKKAQDELAFVEVTGESGAGLVKVLMTCKHDVKRITIDPSLLADDKDMLEDLVAAAFNAAVRKAEETTQEKMGKLTAGMPGLPGGMKFPF, encoded by the coding sequence ATGTTCAACAAAGGACAACTCGCCGGCCTCATGAAGCAAGCCCAGGCCATGCAGGACAACATGAAAAAAGCCCAGGACGAACTGGCTTTTGTCGAAGTCACCGGTGAGTCCGGCGCGGGCCTGGTCAAGGTGCTGATGACCTGCAAGCACGACGTCAAGCGCATCACCATCGACCCCAGCCTGCTGGCCGACGACAAAGACATGCTGGAAGACCTGGTGGCCGCCGCCTTCAACGCCGCCGTGCGCAAGGCCGAAGAAACCACCCAGGAAAAAATGGGCAAGCTCACCGCAGGCATGCCCGGCCTGCCCGGTGGCATGAAATTCCCCTTCTGA
- the recR gene encoding recombination mediator RecR, with the protein MADSSALNALIQGLRRLPGVGVKSAQRMAFHLLQHDREGAQLLSQALAQAAGNVKHCELCHTFTENDICDTCQDETRDASKLCVVENPADQSAVERTAAFKGLYFVLMGKISPLDGVGPKDIGLQKLIDRASNGLVQEVILATNFTAEGEATAHVISVALKARGLQVTRLARGVPVGSELEYVDLGTIAHAFVDRR; encoded by the coding sequence ATGGCTGATTCCAGCGCCCTCAACGCCCTGATCCAGGGCCTGCGCCGCCTGCCCGGTGTGGGGGTCAAGTCGGCCCAGCGCATGGCGTTTCACCTGCTGCAGCACGACCGCGAGGGCGCCCAGCTGCTTTCCCAGGCCCTGGCGCAGGCGGCGGGCAACGTCAAGCACTGCGAGCTGTGCCACACCTTCACCGAAAACGATATCTGCGACACCTGCCAGGACGAAACCCGTGACGCGTCCAAGCTGTGCGTGGTGGAGAACCCGGCCGACCAGTCGGCCGTGGAGCGCACCGCCGCCTTCAAGGGCCTGTACTTTGTGCTGATGGGCAAGATCAGCCCGCTGGACGGGGTAGGCCCCAAGGACATCGGCCTGCAAAAGCTCATCGACCGGGCCAGCAATGGCCTGGTGCAGGAGGTGATTTTGGCCACCAACTTCACCGCCGAGGGCGAGGCCACGGCGCATGTGATCAGCGTGGCCCTGAAGGCGCGGGGTCTGCAGGTCACGCGGCTGGCGCGCGGCGTGCCGGTAGGCAGCGAGCTGGAGTACGTCGACCTGGGCACCATCGCCCACGCCTTTGTAGACCGGCGCTAG
- a CDS encoding ABC transporter substrate-binding protein: protein MSIHPLPRRTFVAAALLAAGLQATVSRAQIKPERTRLNLAVDGEAALCHLPLTIADQLGFFKAEGLDVEINDLVGGARSPVALPGSVSDVFAGAFENTIHSQAKGQMLQSIVLQGRAPQIALGISTHNMPYYQALADLRGKKIGVAALGAPSHMVANVVLARAGVSPNEVHFVGIGSSGGALWALRSGQIDAICNTDPIMGMLEQKSDIRIVSDTRTLKGALHVFGGAMPAACIYAPLEFVRKYPNTVQALTNAIVHALKWLQTAGPSDIVKVVPESYFLGDRAAYLAAFNMAREAISPDGLLPEAGPQTALTALGSFDPQVKAARIDLGKTYTNDFARRAKERFRA, encoded by the coding sequence ATGTCTATCCATCCCCTTCCGCGTCGGACCTTTGTCGCCGCTGCCTTGCTGGCCGCTGGCTTGCAGGCGACCGTCTCCCGCGCCCAGATCAAGCCGGAAAGAACCCGCCTGAACCTGGCGGTGGACGGGGAAGCTGCGCTCTGCCACCTGCCGCTGACGATTGCCGACCAACTGGGCTTCTTCAAGGCCGAGGGTCTGGACGTGGAAATCAACGACCTGGTGGGGGGTGCCCGCTCGCCTGTGGCGCTGCCAGGCAGCGTGTCCGACGTGTTTGCCGGGGCGTTTGAGAACACCATCCACAGCCAGGCCAAAGGCCAAATGCTCCAGTCAATTGTGCTGCAGGGCCGGGCACCGCAGATTGCCTTGGGCATTTCCACCCACAACATGCCCTACTACCAGGCGCTGGCCGATCTACGCGGCAAAAAAATCGGTGTGGCGGCCCTGGGCGCGCCGTCGCACATGGTTGCCAACGTGGTGCTGGCGCGGGCGGGTGTGAGCCCGAACGAGGTCCATTTTGTGGGTATAGGCTCATCGGGTGGGGCGCTGTGGGCCTTGCGCTCGGGCCAGATCGATGCCATTTGCAACACCGATCCGATCATGGGCATGCTGGAGCAAAAAAGCGATATCCGGATTGTGTCGGACACCCGTACGCTGAAAGGCGCCTTGCATGTGTTTGGCGGTGCCATGCCGGCCGCCTGCATCTACGCTCCGCTGGAGTTCGTGCGCAAATACCCCAACACCGTGCAGGCGCTGACCAATGCCATAGTGCACGCGCTCAAATGGCTGCAAACGGCGGGGCCCAGCGACATCGTCAAAGTCGTGCCCGAAAGCTATTTTCTGGGTGACCGCGCTGCCTACCTGGCGGCTTTCAACATGGCCCGCGAGGCGATTTCGCCCGACGGGCTGCTGCCCGAGGCCGGTCCCCAAACCGCCTTGACGGCCCTGGGCAGCTTCGATCCGCAGGTCAAGGCTGCCCGGATCGATCTGGGCAAGACCTACACCAATGACTTTGCCCGCAGGGCCAAAGAGCGCTTCAGGGCCTGA
- a CDS encoding transglycosylase SLT domain-containing protein, producing the protein MKFIPLAGLSLLLWLTGCATVANKTDGAASTTVPPASPQTAGMQGPVPPHTAVYPRGTLQPITAADAASRGVAQLKAPADLWERIRRGFGMPNLESDLVVDREQWYATRPDYIQRMTERSSKYLFHVVEELERRGMPTELALLPYIESAFNPQAVSSAKAAGMWQFMPATGNYFELKQNIFRDDRRDVLASTRAALDYLQKLYGMFGDWQLALAAYNWGEGSVSRAIARNQKLGLGISYSELNMPAETRLYVPKLQAVKNIIANPDMFRTELPLIENHPYFQSVDISRDIDVALAAKLANVKLDDFKALNPSAHRNVILAAGTPQILLPWDNATVFTRNFDAYNQGQYASWTAWTVPSTMSVSTAAQQVGMSEYDLRSVNNIPPRMLIKAGSALIVPRSASMQDVSEHVADTAQLSLSPEIVNRKAAIKAGKRDTVASIAKRYGVSASNVADWNDLKLNAGFKAGQQVVLFLPVRMAAMRGAGQVKVQGTARSTEKAAPAPKGKVAASARSTETRKSSRSDKDKVVKIPRKK; encoded by the coding sequence ATGAAATTCATCCCCCTCGCCGGTCTGTCTCTGCTGCTATGGCTGACAGGCTGCGCCACCGTTGCCAACAAGACCGATGGTGCCGCCAGCACCACGGTGCCGCCTGCCTCGCCCCAGACGGCAGGCATGCAAGGCCCGGTACCGCCCCACACCGCCGTGTACCCCCGCGGTACGCTGCAGCCCATCACCGCCGCCGATGCAGCCTCGCGCGGTGTCGCCCAACTCAAGGCCCCGGCCGACCTGTGGGAGCGCATCCGCCGTGGCTTTGGCATGCCCAATCTGGAAAGCGACCTGGTGGTGGACCGCGAGCAGTGGTACGCCACCCGCCCAGACTACATCCAGCGCATGACCGAGCGCTCCAGCAAGTACCTGTTCCATGTGGTGGAAGAGCTGGAACGCCGCGGCATGCCCACCGAGCTGGCCCTGCTGCCCTACATCGAGAGCGCCTTCAACCCGCAGGCCGTGTCCAGCGCCAAGGCCGCCGGCATGTGGCAATTCATGCCCGCTACCGGCAACTACTTCGAACTCAAGCAAAACATCTTCCGCGATGACCGGCGCGATGTGCTGGCTTCCACCCGCGCCGCCCTGGACTACCTGCAAAAGCTGTACGGCATGTTTGGCGACTGGCAGCTGGCCCTGGCGGCCTACAACTGGGGCGAAGGCAGCGTCAGCCGCGCGATTGCCCGCAACCAGAAACTGGGCCTGGGCATCAGCTACTCCGAGCTGAACATGCCTGCCGAAACCCGGCTGTACGTGCCCAAGCTGCAAGCGGTAAAGAACATCATCGCCAACCCCGACATGTTCCGCACCGAACTGCCGCTGATCGAGAACCACCCCTACTTCCAGAGCGTGGACATCTCCCGCGACATCGACGTGGCGCTGGCGGCCAAGCTGGCCAATGTGAAGCTAGACGACTTCAAGGCCCTCAACCCCTCGGCCCACCGCAACGTGATTCTGGCCGCCGGTACCCCGCAAATTCTGCTGCCCTGGGACAACGCCACCGTCTTCACCCGAAACTTCGACGCCTACAACCAGGGCCAGTACGCCAGCTGGACGGCCTGGACCGTGCCCAGCACCATGAGCGTGAGCACCGCCGCCCAGCAAGTGGGCATGAGCGAATACGACCTGCGCAGCGTCAACAACATCCCGCCGCGCATGCTGATCAAGGCCGGATCGGCCCTGATCGTGCCGCGCTCGGCCAGCATGCAGGACGTGAGCGAGCACGTGGCCGACACCGCCCAGCTCAGCCTGTCGCCCGAGATCGTCAACCGCAAAGCCGCCATCAAGGCCGGCAAACGTGACACCGTGGCCAGCATTGCCAAGCGCTACGGTGTCAGTGCCAGCAATGTGGCCGACTGGAACGACCTCAAGCTCAACGCGGGCTTCAAAGCCGGCCAGCAGGTCGTGCTGTTCCTGCCCGTGCGCATGGCGGCCATGCGCGGTGCAGGCCAGGTCAAAGTGCAGGGCACGGCGCGCAGCACCGAAAAAGCCGCCCCGGCCCCCAAAGGCAAGGTCGCGGCCAGCGCCCGCAGCACCGAAACCCGCAAATCCAGCCGCTCCGACAAAGACAAGGTGGTCAAAATCCCCCGCAAAAAATAG
- the gloB gene encoding hydroxyacylglutathione hydrolase: MNLLALPAFADNYIWMVHDGQRALVVDPGDAQPVFHALQQHGLQLETILVTHHHADHVGGVDALRDATGATVYGPARENIPAPLHKLRQGDRIQALGIAFDVIDVPGHTAGHIAYFAPEWDGAPLLFCGDTLFSGGCGRLFEGTAAQMLASLSTLAALPGNSRVCCTHEYTLGNLKFARVVEPDNAALAQYQSECIAKRAADVPTLPSSIALELEINPFLRTRCATVQRAAQAFDASTFDEASVLGALRTWKNQFS; this comes from the coding sequence ATGAACTTGCTTGCCCTGCCTGCTTTTGCCGATAACTACATCTGGATGGTGCACGATGGACAGCGTGCGCTGGTGGTGGACCCGGGCGACGCACAGCCCGTATTTCACGCGCTGCAGCAGCATGGCCTGCAGTTGGAGACCATTCTAGTCACGCACCACCATGCCGACCATGTGGGCGGCGTGGATGCCCTGCGCGATGCCACCGGCGCCACCGTCTACGGTCCAGCCCGTGAAAACATCCCCGCCCCGCTGCACAAGCTGCGCCAGGGCGACCGCATCCAGGCCCTGGGCATCGCCTTCGATGTCATCGACGTGCCGGGCCACACGGCCGGGCACATTGCCTACTTTGCCCCCGAGTGGGACGGCGCGCCCCTGCTGTTTTGCGGCGACACGCTGTTCTCGGGCGGGTGCGGGCGGCTTTTCGAGGGCACGGCAGCGCAAATGCTGGCCTCTTTGTCCACCTTGGCCGCCCTGCCCGGCAACTCCCGGGTATGCTGCACCCACGAATACACATTGGGTAACCTGAAATTTGCGCGTGTTGTGGAACCAGACAACGCCGCACTGGCTCAATACCAAAGCGAGTGCATTGCCAAGCGTGCGGCAGATGTGCCCACACTGCCCTCCAGCATCGCGCTGGAACTTGAAATCAACCCTTTTTTGCGCACCCGCTGTGCGACGGTCCAACGGGCCGCGCAGGCGTTCGATGCCTCCACCTTCGACGAAGCCAGCGTATTGGGCGCACTTCGCACCTGGAAAAACCAGTTTTCATGA
- a CDS encoding methyltransferase domain-containing protein, whose product MHEWLATPPGRYLLDWERGRFDEAVADVFGYHALQLGLPELPGLQNNRIPHRWLATDAPIAPLATDSNPVAPTLACDFAALPFSENSLDLLLLPHTLELSPDPHATLREVERVLVPEGRVVIAGLNPMSLWGLRQSRTRLLYRLGLGENYLPEVGESIGYWRLRDWLRLLSFEVESVQFGCYRPATRSAAWLERMRWMDPAGERYWPIFGSVYFVVAVKRVRGMRLLGPRWKVSKALANAPVPIANKGNHGNG is encoded by the coding sequence TTGCACGAGTGGTTGGCGACCCCGCCGGGCCGGTATCTGCTGGACTGGGAGCGGGGGCGTTTCGACGAGGCGGTCGCCGATGTGTTTGGCTACCATGCGCTCCAGCTCGGGCTGCCAGAGTTGCCAGGGCTGCAGAATAACCGCATACCGCACCGTTGGCTTGCCACCGATGCCCCCATAGCGCCTTTGGCGACAGATTCCAATCCGGTTGCACCCACCCTGGCGTGTGACTTTGCGGCCTTGCCGTTTTCGGAAAACAGCCTCGATCTGCTATTGCTGCCCCATACGCTGGAGCTCAGCCCCGACCCGCACGCCACCCTGCGCGAGGTGGAGCGGGTGCTGGTACCCGAGGGCCGGGTGGTGATTGCGGGCCTGAACCCCATGAGCCTGTGGGGCCTGCGCCAAAGCCGCACCCGGCTGCTGTACCGCTTGGGCCTGGGCGAAAACTACCTGCCCGAGGTGGGCGAATCGATTGGCTACTGGCGTTTGCGCGACTGGCTGCGCCTGCTGAGCTTCGAGGTGGAGTCGGTGCAGTTTGGCTGCTACCGGCCTGCAACCCGCAGCGCCGCCTGGCTGGAGCGCATGCGCTGGATGGACCCGGCGGGCGAGCGCTATTGGCCGATTTTCGGCTCGGTCTACTTTGTGGTGGCCGTCAAAAGGGTGCGCGGCATGCGCTTGCTGGGCCCGCGCTGGAAGGTGTCCAAGGCTTTGGCCAATGCGCCGGTGCCGATCGCCAATAAGGGTAACCACGGTAACGGTTAG
- the rnhA gene encoding ribonuclease HI: MNHVDMYTDGACKGNPGPGGWGVLLTWGGTEKELFGGERETTNNRMEMMAVIEGLSALKQPCSITLYIDSQYVLKGMTEWLKGWKARGWLTASKEPVKNVDLWQRLDALVNTAGHKIDWRWVKGHAGHPGNERADALANRGVDVALGKR, translated from the coding sequence TTGAACCACGTAGATATGTATACCGACGGTGCCTGCAAAGGCAATCCTGGCCCGGGCGGCTGGGGCGTTTTGCTCACCTGGGGCGGCACCGAGAAAGAACTGTTTGGCGGCGAACGCGAAACCACCAACAACCGCATGGAAATGATGGCCGTGATCGAGGGCCTGAGCGCCTTGAAGCAGCCCTGCAGCATCACCCTGTACATCGACAGCCAGTACGTGCTCAAGGGCATGACCGAATGGCTCAAGGGCTGGAAGGCCCGCGGCTGGCTGACAGCCTCCAAGGAGCCCGTCAAGAACGTTGACCTGTGGCAGCGCCTGGACGCGCTGGTCAACACCGCCGGGCACAAGATCGACTGGCGCTGGGTCAAGGGCCATGCCGGCCACCCCGGCAACGAGCGCGCCGATGCCCTGGCCAACCGCGGCGTGGATGTCGCCCTGGGCAAACGGTAA
- the sbcB gene encoding exodeoxyribonuclease I: protein MAAPSFLWHDYETFGANARRDRPAQFAAIRTDADLNEIGASMMLYCQPAPDFLPDPQSCLITGITPQICLQRGVPEAAFAHAIEQAFSQPGTIGVGYNTIRFDDEITRHLFWRNLIDPYAREWQNDCGRWDLLDVVRTAYALRPDGIEWPTKPDGNPSFRLEDLSRANGLLHEAAHDALSDVRATIALARLVRTAQPRLFDFCLGLHKKDRVAAELGLPTTLQTAKPFLHISGMFPAKQGCLALMWPLAMHPHHKNELIAWDLAYSPAELGQMDADAIRQRLFSKAEDLPEGVARLPIKTIHLNKSPMVVSNLKTLSPALAERWGLVGDTLRAHAAQVRALPDMSAIWPEVFNRPAEAPRDVDEDLYGGFVGDDDRRRLNELRALSPEKLAEARTHFDDERLAELLFRYRARNFPVTLSAEDTARWEAHRAARLFDGEGGARTIEGLFAEIDALSETADERGEEILGALYDYAEAIAPDRD, encoded by the coding sequence ATGGCGGCCCCCAGTTTCCTTTGGCACGACTATGAAACCTTCGGCGCCAACGCCCGCAGGGACCGCCCGGCCCAGTTTGCCGCCATCCGCACCGATGCCGATCTGAACGAGATCGGGGCGTCGATGATGCTGTACTGCCAGCCCGCGCCCGACTTTCTGCCCGACCCGCAGTCCTGCCTGATTACCGGCATCACCCCGCAGATCTGCCTGCAGCGCGGCGTGCCCGAGGCCGCGTTTGCCCACGCCATCGAGCAGGCCTTCAGCCAGCCCGGCACCATCGGCGTGGGCTACAACACCATCCGCTTTGACGACGAGATCACCCGCCACCTGTTCTGGCGCAACCTGATCGACCCGTACGCCCGCGAATGGCAAAACGACTGTGGCCGCTGGGATTTGCTGGACGTGGTGCGCACCGCCTACGCCCTGCGCCCCGACGGCATCGAATGGCCGACCAAGCCCGACGGCAATCCCAGCTTTCGCCTGGAAGACCTCAGCCGCGCCAACGGCCTGCTGCACGAGGCCGCGCACGATGCCCTGTCCGACGTGCGCGCCACCATCGCCCTGGCGCGCCTGGTCCGCACGGCCCAGCCGCGCCTGTTCGACTTTTGCCTGGGCTTGCACAAAAAAGACCGCGTCGCCGCTGAATTGGGCCTGCCTACCACGCTGCAGACGGCCAAGCCGTTTTTGCACATCTCTGGCATGTTTCCCGCCAAACAAGGCTGCCTGGCGCTGATGTGGCCGCTGGCCATGCATCCGCACCACAAGAACGAGCTGATCGCCTGGGACCTGGCCTACAGCCCGGCCGAGCTGGGCCAGATGGATGCCGATGCCATCCGCCAGCGCCTGTTCAGCAAGGCCGAGGATTTGCCCGAGGGCGTGGCCCGGCTGCCCATCAAGACCATCCACCTGAACAAGTCGCCCATGGTGGTGTCCAACCTGAAAACCCTCTCGCCCGCGCTGGCCGAGCGCTGGGGCCTGGTGGGCGACACGCTGCGCGCCCATGCGGCCCAGGTGCGCGCACTGCCCGACATGAGCGCCATCTGGCCCGAGGTGTTCAACCGCCCGGCAGAGGCCCCCCGGGACGTGGACGAAGACCTGTACGGCGGCTTCGTGGGAGACGATGACCGCCGCCGCCTGAACGAGCTGCGTGCCCTGTCGCCCGAAAAGCTGGCCGAGGCCCGCACCCACTTCGACGACGAGCGCCTGGCCGAGTTGCTGTTCCGCTACCGCGCCCGTAATTTCCCCGTGACCCTCAGCGCGGAGGACACGGCCCGCTGGGAAGCCCACCGCGCCGCGCGCCTGTTTGACGGCGAGGGTGGTGCCCGCACCATCGAAGGCCTGTTTGCCGAGATCGACGCTTTGTCCGAAACCGCCGACGAGCGCGGTGAAGAGATTCTGGGTGCCCTGTACGATTACGCCGAAGCCATTGCCCCCGACCGCGACTGA